Proteins found in one Triticum aestivum cultivar Chinese Spring chromosome 4D, IWGSC CS RefSeq v2.1, whole genome shotgun sequence genomic segment:
- the LOC123095670 gene encoding E3 ubiquitin-protein ligase RNF5: MAANVGESAAVGGSSSDAAGGSFECNICFELPQEPIVTLCGHLFCWPCLYRWLHMHANTPECPVCKAIVEEDKLVPLYGRGKDRVDPRSKNTPGVDIPQRPAGQRPATAQQADPNNNFGNAHANPWFMGMGGAGAGAGVPLANGRWGNYAFSAAFGGLFPMLSFQMHGFPDPAAYAQPAGFHYGFGHGHGFHGGQHAHGVPRQGPLGQQQQQADVYLKALLIMVGVLVIASLLAA; encoded by the coding sequence ATGGCTGCCAATGTTGGGGAATCAGCGGCAGTCGGTGGCAGCAGCAGTGATGCAGCTGGAGGGAGCTTCGAGTGCAATATTTGCTTTGAGTTGCCACAGGAGCCAATAGTAACTCTCTGCGGTCACCTATTCTGCTGGCCGTGCCTCTACAGATGGCTGCACATGCACGCAAACACACCAGAGTGCCCTGTGTGCAAGGCCATTGTTGAAGAAGACAAGCTTGTCCCCCTTTATGGCCGTGGCAAGGACCGCGTCGACCCAAGGTCAAAGAACACTCCTGGAGTCGACATTCCTCAACGCCCAGCTGGCCAGAGGCCTGCGACAGCCCAACAAGCTGATCCTAACAACAATTTCGGCAACGCCCATGCAAATCCATGGTTCATGGGCATGGGGGGCGCGGGTGCAGGGGCGGGTGTTCCGCTAGCGAATGGACGGTGGGGCAACTATGCGTTCTCGGCTGCATTTGGGGGCCTATTCCCTATGCTCAGCTTCCAGATGCATGGATTTCCAGATCCAGCTGCATATGCTCAGCCCGCCGGGTTCCACTACGGGTTTGGTCATGGCCATGGCTTCCATGGCGGGCAGCACGCCCACGGCGTCCCCCGCCAGGGGCCGctagggcagcagcagcagcaggcagaTGTCTACCTCAAGGCCCTTCTTATCATGGTCGGGGTTCTTGTGATCGCAAGCCTCCTCGCAGCTTAA